The Clostridium sp. AWRP genome has a window encoding:
- a CDS encoding class I SAM-dependent methyltransferase gives MDKEITNKKFWEKVAKLYTPMQERKNANLYRELCEIISKLLNEDMQVLELACGTGQLTFPLCKKVSSWEATDFSEKMIEEAKTRASNLPVTFTVQDATNLPYEDGRFDTIVIANALHIMPNPDKALTEIRRVLKKGGLLIAPTFVYDEKINKIRIWIMERIGFHTFHKWKSDEYVEFIRKNGFDIINSSVIAGEMLPECILICKT, from the coding sequence ATGGATAAAGAAATTACAAATAAAAAGTTCTGGGAAAAGGTTGCAAAACTATATACACCAATGCAGGAAAGAAAAAACGCAAACCTATACCGGGAATTATGTGAAATTATATCAAAATTGTTGAATGAGGATATGCAGGTATTAGAATTGGCTTGTGGAACCGGACAACTTACATTTCCACTATGTAAAAAAGTATCTTCTTGGGAAGCAACGGATTTTTCAGAAAAAATGATTGAAGAAGCAAAGACAAGAGCATCTAATTTACCTGTTACTTTTACTGTACAGGATGCGACGAACCTACCATATGAGGATGGAAGGTTTGATACAATCGTTATTGCAAATGCACTTCATATTATGCCAAATCCTGATAAAGCACTAACAGAAATTCGCCGTGTGCTAAAAAAAGGTGGATTGTTGATTGCACCGACATTTGTATATGATGAAAAAATCAATAAAATACGAATTTGGATAATGGAAAGAATTGGGTTTCACACTTTTCATAAATGGAAATCTGATGAATATGTAGAATTCATCCGAAAAAATGGCTTTGATATAATTAATAGCTCTGTAATTGCAGGAGAAATGCTGCCAGAATGTATATTGATTTGTAAAACATAA
- a CDS encoding exonuclease domain-containing protein translates to MLFDFVAIDFETANNNFNSACSLGIAAVKNNEICKKDYFLIHPPTLDFNKKNISINGITPKDIENSPLFPDIWNYIHTYFDDNIIIAHNAVFDMSVLKNCLLEYDISMPNFNYICSIPISTKLCRGKGIGKSLEDRAKYFGVDLGHHHNSLDDAVACANLVIECIKRAHKKNLESFCHTYTSLPIKTFKDLNPQKGFITNTKNSFTNNKFNTVKISEIKPDNDNIIDTSSPFYNKNVVFTGELESLGRKEAMQKVVNLGGTLKSGVSKKTDYLIVGNQDKSLVGEDGMSSKEEKAAELNENGSSIKILNESKFLELVKNFNKGNSFDTSNETIDLNSTTIFNTLDDKVNKLKEWKLLSRTAADLKDIYYKNKNEAYKCDIIGYSTKKTNLNCLSEFYETIVIKVNDKIIRISPAYLLDMQKKDFSLSYNNVQPIG, encoded by the coding sequence ATGCTATTTGATTTTGTAGCAATAGATTTTGAGACAGCAAATAATAATTTCAACAGTGCTTGTTCACTTGGAATTGCTGCTGTAAAAAATAATGAAATATGTAAAAAAGATTACTTTTTAATTCATCCACCAACTCTTGATTTTAATAAAAAGAATATATCTATAAATGGAATAACTCCTAAGGACATAGAGAATTCACCTCTTTTTCCTGATATATGGAACTATATACATACTTATTTTGATGATAATATAATAATTGCTCACAATGCCGTATTTGATATGTCAGTACTAAAAAATTGCTTATTAGAATATGATATTTCTATGCCCAATTTCAACTATATCTGCAGTATACCTATATCCACAAAACTATGTAGAGGGAAAGGAATTGGTAAGTCCTTAGAAGATCGTGCCAAATATTTTGGAGTAGATTTAGGACATCATCATAATTCTTTAGATGATGCTGTAGCATGTGCCAATTTAGTAATTGAATGCATAAAACGTGCTCATAAAAAAAATCTTGAATCTTTTTGTCATACATATACTAGCCTTCCAATAAAAACTTTTAAAGATCTAAATCCTCAAAAAGGTTTTATTACAAATACTAAAAATAGTTTCACTAATAACAAATTCAATACAGTTAAAATATCTGAAATTAAACCTGACAATGACAATATTATTGATACATCCAGCCCATTTTATAATAAAAATGTAGTCTTCACAGGTGAACTTGAAAGTTTAGGTAGAAAAGAAGCTATGCAAAAAGTAGTTAACTTAGGTGGCACATTAAAAAGTGGTGTATCTAAAAAGACAGATTACTTAATAGTTGGGAATCAGGATAAATCTCTTGTAGGTGAAGATGGAATGAGTTCCAAAGAAGAAAAAGCAGCTGAATTGAATGAAAACGGATCTTCTATAAAAATTTTAAATGAATCCAAATTCCTAGAATTGGTTAAAAATTTCAATAAAGGAAATAGTTTTGATACTTCCAACGAAACTATTGATTTAAATTCAACTACTATTTTTAACACTTTAGATGACAAGGTAAACAAGTTAAAAGAATGGAAACTTTTAAGCCGTACAGCAGCTGATTTAAAAGACATATATTATAAAAATAAAAATGAAGCTTATAAGTGTGACATCATAGGATACTCAACTAAGAAAACAAATTTAAATTGTTTAAGTGAATTTTATGAAACTATAGTAATAAAAGTTAATGATAAAATTATAAGAATATCTCCAGCATATTTATTAGATATGCAAAAAAAGGATTTTTCTCTTTCTTATAACAATGTACAACCTATAGGTTAA
- a CDS encoding radical SAM protein: MIHLQIIPQEEDAHLAAVVLPAAAVVVVHHAVDVVGIDMFCVPTSRLTLQWHITAKCNQRCKHCYQECYAGKELSFNEILNILEQYKDLLRLYSKSKNKDFIRGHINITGGEPFTRKDFLQILNVFSKNKKYFSFGILTNGSYITDDIAKKLKSLNVAHTQVSIDGNRETHDALRGKGNFDRTWNAVKILRKHNIRTLVSFTAHKGNYKEFPVVARYARKYKASKLWTDRLVPIGNGQDMLDMLFTSKEALEYFSIIVNEKKKTLRNKLNGLEIYSNRALQFLKSGEMPYGCSAGDSLITILENGDVLPCRRMPIPCGNALKTSLKDIYFNNNVFKDLRNKNIPDKCFKCAYSEKCRGGLKCLSYALYKDYKQADNCCPIIYK, translated from the coding sequence ATGATTCATCTTCAAATAATACCCCAGGAGGAGGATGCTCATCTTGCAGCAGTTGTTCTTCCTGCAGCAGCTGTAGTAGTTGTTCATCATGCGGTGGATGTGGTGGGGATTGATATGTTTTGTGTACCAACCAGCCGGTTAACCTTACAATGGCATATAACAGCAAAATGTAATCAAAGGTGCAAACACTGTTATCAAGAATGCTATGCAGGAAAAGAGCTTTCATTTAATGAAATTCTTAATATTTTAGAGCAATATAAAGACCTATTAAGACTTTATTCAAAAAGTAAAAATAAAGATTTTATTAGAGGACATATAAATATAACAGGAGGAGAACCTTTCACCAGGAAAGACTTTCTTCAGATATTGAACGTATTTAGTAAAAATAAAAAGTATTTTTCTTTTGGAATACTTACTAATGGCAGTTATATTACAGATGACATAGCTAAAAAATTGAAAAGTTTGAATGTAGCTCATACACAAGTAAGTATTGATGGAAACAGAGAAACTCACGATGCTTTAAGAGGCAAAGGAAATTTCGATAGAACTTGGAATGCTGTTAAAATACTCAGAAAACATAATATAAGAACTTTAGTATCATTTACGGCACACAAAGGTAATTATAAAGAATTTCCTGTAGTTGCCAGGTATGCACGAAAATATAAGGCTTCAAAATTATGGACAGATAGACTTGTTCCTATAGGAAACGGACAGGATATGTTGGATATGTTATTTACTTCTAAAGAGGCCTTAGAATATTTCTCTATAATAGTTAATGAAAAGAAGAAAACTCTTAGGAATAAACTAAATGGTCTTGAAATTTATTCCAATAGAGCTTTGCAATTTCTAAAAAGTGGAGAAATGCCTTATGGATGCAGTGCAGGAGACTCCTTAATTACTATTCTTGAAAATGGAGATGTACTTCCTTGCAGACGAATGCCTATACCATGTGGGAATGCTCTTAAAACTTCTCTAAAGGATATTTATTTTAATAATAATGTATTCAAAGACTTAAGAAATAAAAACATTCCTGATAAATGTTTTAAATGTGCATACTCAGAAAAATGCAGAGGAGGACTAAAATGTTTATCTTATGCACTGTACAAGGATTATAAACAAGCAGATAACTGCTGCCCTATTATTTACAAATAA
- a CDS encoding phosphotransferase, with protein MDNLWERSIPFYNTSIKEITAIFTEYDKHFEILNYFPINVGCRNSNYKVHTNKGYFLLRICPLNDISYKKERTISELFYGYLNIPKLLFVSEDNITQRICLIYEYIYGESIQEMLIQKGKLENSIIIQVAESASYIHNCYITNKGVFDNDYPPFVTWYNLFLEKEIVAERIGKKIKERVKTLIADKKRDLYEIDKYISFTHSDFRPANMLIDKNNSVWIVDWEFSGFGHSLGDIGQFFRYENSFNQKQIRIFQEAYNNSSKRSLPSDWYKLSKLRDLVNPLQMLGAKENLPQKYTDLKDIVLNTLAFFGY; from the coding sequence ATGGATAATTTGTGGGAACGCTCTATACCTTTTTATAATACCAGCATTAAGGAAATAACAGCTATATTCACAGAATATGATAAGCATTTTGAAATATTGAATTATTTCCCTATAAATGTTGGCTGTAGAAACAGTAATTATAAAGTTCATACGAATAAAGGATACTTTTTGTTAAGGATATGCCCATTAAACGATATTAGTTATAAAAAAGAGAGAACTATTAGTGAATTATTTTATGGGTACTTAAATATCCCTAAATTGCTTTTTGTATCTGAGGATAACATTACACAAAGAATATGTTTAATATACGAATATATATATGGTGAGTCTATACAAGAAATGTTGATACAAAAAGGTAAGTTAGAGAATAGCATTATTATTCAAGTTGCCGAAAGTGCTTCATATATACATAACTGTTATATTACAAATAAAGGTGTATTTGATAATGATTATCCACCGTTTGTAACATGGTATAATTTATTTCTTGAAAAAGAAATTGTTGCAGAACGTATTGGAAAGAAAATTAAGGAAAGAGTTAAGACGCTTATAGCAGATAAAAAAAGAGACTTGTACGAAATTGATAAGTATATAAGTTTTACTCACTCAGATTTTCGTCCTGCTAATATGTTAATTGATAAAAATAATAGTGTTTGGATTGTTGATTGGGAATTTTCCGGCTTTGGTCACAGTTTAGGAGATATAGGGCAGTTTTTTCGATATGAAAATAGCTTTAACCAAAAGCAAATTAGAATATTTCAGGAGGCATATAATAATTCTTCTAAAAGAAGTTTGCCATCTGATTGGTATAAATTGAGCAAACTTCGAGATTTAGTAAATCCACTACAAATGCTCGGTGCAAAAGAAAATCTTCCACAAAAATATACTGACTTAAAAGATATTGTTTTAAATACATTGGCTTTTTTTGGTTACTAA